The Pelosinus sp. IPA-1 genomic interval AAAAAGAAGTCTAAAGGAATCGTTGTACTGATCAAATCCATAACTGGAAGCAAGGGATTTTGTAACAGATACAGCACTGTTGCTATAGTAGGCATAATCGTCCCAATCGTTATAACGATTGTTATCATTCCTATAATAGATTTTTCCATCTTTATATAAAGCTTGGTTATCATCTGAACCAGGCCAACTGCGATCGTGCTTATGCCAGCCATAGTTATCTCTGAGCTGTAAAGGGTAATCGCTATCTGCTGTAACTACTCTTTGATCATTACTAGTAACTAGTGTTGTTTGTTCTGTTGTAGTAGGAGGTGTTGTAGGATTTTCAGCAGCAAAAGTTTTTGCAACGGGGATACCAGGGATCGCAACGCCTGTCATAATGGCGGCTCCTGCTAACGCTGCAGCATAATGCTTATACTTGCGGCGCAGCATTTTGCGTTTTGATAATTTTCTTTCCATATAATCATCCTCCTTTAAAGTTTTATTTTTAGTTTGCCATGTTATCATCGTTGCCATCCATGGAAAAATAAAGCGAAAGTAAAAGTAAGAAATAGTTAATTTAAAAATTAATTAATTTTTAAATATTGTAGAAGGATTTTAAGCCTGCCCTGTAGAATCTATAGATAAATAAAATTTCAATGTAACTAAGGGCTCGAGATATAAATCCTACGTCTTAAATTATCTGTATTTTTAGAAAAGACAGATAATTGCCGATATAAGAAAAAATTTTATATATGGCTACATGCCAGAAGTAGGTGATAGGGGTAAAAGAAAAATTGTAGGATCCTGATTACAGAGATAAAAGAGGAGGAGGATTTTTCAATGAAAAAGGTGATTGCTCTATTACTCATGTGTGCTATGGTGCTTTTGTTGGCGGCGTGTGGATCAAGCACGAATTCAAGTACAAATTCGACCGCTAATGCCAAAAAGAAAGTAGGTATCGCAATGCCTACAAAGTCTTCAGCTAGATGGATTGCAGATGGTGAAAATATTGTAAAACAACTACAAGCTAAGGGCTATGAAACTGATTTGCAATATGGAGAAGACAATGTAGAAAATCAACTTGCCCAAATAGAAAACATGATTACAAAGGGTGCTAATGTTTTAGTTGTTGCATCCATTGATGGTGAATCTTTAACAAATGTACTGCAAAAAGCAAAAGATAAAAACATTCCCGTCATAGCCTATGACCGCTTAATTAAGAAGACTCCGAATGTAGATTACTATGCAACCTTTGATAATTTTAAAGTAGGGGTTTTACAAGCTTCCTACATTGAAAAAAGCCTAGGCTTAAAAGAAGGTAAAGGACCTTTTAATATTGAACTTTTTGGTGGATCACCTGATGACAATAATGCATTCATGTTTTTTGATGGCGCTATGTCAGTTCTGAAACCTTATATCGATTCAAAGAAGCTAGTAGTAAAAAGTGGACAAATGGACATGGGTGTATGCGCTACATTAAGGTGGGATGGTGCTACTGCTCAAGCGAGAATGGATAATTTATTAAGTAAAAATTATTCTGGTGCTAAAGTAGATGCAGTATTATCTCCTTATGATGGTATTAGTATTGGTATCCTTTCTTCTTTAAAAGCGGTTGGTTATGGCACACCAAGTCAACCAATGCCGATTGTTACTGGACAGGATGCTGAAATACCTTCGATTAAATCAATTATCAAGGGTGAACAAGCACAAACAGTATTCAAAGATACTAGAGACCTTGCTAAAGTAACTGTTGATATGGTAGATGCATTATTAAATGGCAAAAAAGCAGAAACAAATGATGATAAGACCTACAATAATGGTGTAAAAATAGTACCTTCTTATCTCTTAGTTCCTGTTTCTGTAGATAAATCTAACTATGCGAAAATACTAGTTGAGAGCGGATATTATACTGAAGATAAACTTAAATAATAGGGATCAATTTCTTATCATATAATGGATCAGATAATGTAGTGATGACTGAGAGGTCATCACTACATTAGTATATAGGATATTCGAAAGAGGGAAGACAGGGAAGGAGCTGAGGATATATGGAAGATATTATTTTGGCAATGAAGAATATTACGAAGACCTTTCCAGGGGTTAAAGCTCTTAACAATGTAAATCT includes:
- the chvE gene encoding multiple monosaccharide ABC transporter substrate-binding protein; the encoded protein is MKKVIALLLMCAMVLLLAACGSSTNSSTNSTANAKKKVGIAMPTKSSARWIADGENIVKQLQAKGYETDLQYGEDNVENQLAQIENMITKGANVLVVASIDGESLTNVLQKAKDKNIPVIAYDRLIKKTPNVDYYATFDNFKVGVLQASYIEKSLGLKEGKGPFNIELFGGSPDDNNAFMFFDGAMSVLKPYIDSKKLVVKSGQMDMGVCATLRWDGATAQARMDNLLSKNYSGAKVDAVLSPYDGISIGILSSLKAVGYGTPSQPMPIVTGQDAEIPSIKSIIKGEQAQTVFKDTRDLAKVTVDMVDALLNGKKAETNDDKTYNNGVKIVPSYLLVPVSVDKSNYAKILVESGYYTEDKLK